The Dreissena polymorpha isolate Duluth1 chromosome 10, UMN_Dpol_1.0, whole genome shotgun sequence genome includes a region encoding these proteins:
- the LOC127849070 gene encoding fibroleukin-like has product MTSSMASKQQTHDPWVAQPLDINDTRSYFNDGLIHLNESLTNRSLDTLQKIARITSDTANLKTSNEILKNITDTLIRRLRPHFPQIDQSCDSVDKSGEYTIYPDAFPQGVKVFCYLDSTKKGWIVIQRRKDGSVDFNRNWADYKAGFGELRGEFWLGNDHVYQLTKDKPKQLRIDMEMFDGTKRYALYSEFNISPEFEKYKLHLSGYTGDAGDCLSTACTGVSGTLHNGRSFSTFDRDNDLSGGCCACGYGAGWWFDRCSSAHLNGKYFKEKDSVSYSGGIHWYTITRFSTSLKFVQMSMR; this is encoded by the exons ATGACGTCATCTATGGCTAGCAAGCAACAGACACACGACCCGTGGGTCGCCCAGCCGTTAG ATATAAATGACACGCGTTCTTACTTCAACGACGgtttaattcatttaaatgagTCATTGACGAACCGTTCATTGGATACATTACAGAAAATAGCTCGGATAACATCAGATACTGCCAATCTTAAAACGTCAAATGAAATCTTGAAGAACATAACTGATACGTTAATTCGGCGTCTACGTCCCCATTTTCCTCAAATTGATCAATCCTGTGACAGCGTAGATAAGAGTGGTGAATATACAATATATCCCGATGCGTTTCCACAGGGCGTGAAAGTTTTTTGTTATTTGGACTCCACGAAAAAGGGATGGATAGTTATACAGAGGAGAAAAGACGGCTCAGTAGATTTCAACCGCAATTGGGCAGATTACAAAGCTGGCTTCGGTGAATTAAGAGGTGAATTCTGGCTAGGCAATGACCATGTCTACCAGCTGACTAAGGACAAACCGAAACAGCTGAGGATTGATATGGAGATGTTCGATGGAACAAAGCGATATGCGCTGTATTCTGAGTTCAATATTTCACCAGAGTTTGAGAAGTATAAGCTCCATCTGTCCGGATACACTGGGGACGCAGGAGACTGTTTATCAACGGCTTGTACTGGTGTTAGTGGTACTCTTCACAACGGTCGGTCGTTTTCAACTTTCGATAGAGATAATGACCTATCAGGTGGTTGTTGTGCATGCGGTTATGGGGCAGGTTGGTGGTTTGATAGGTGTTCCAGTGCACATCTTAACGGTAAATACTTCAAGGAAAAAGATTCCGTGTCTTATTCGGGAGGAATTCACTGGTACACCATCACTCGGTTCAGCACATCTTTAAAATTTGTGCAAATGAGCATGCGCTAA